The following are encoded in a window of Legionella geestiana genomic DNA:
- a CDS encoding VOC family protein, translating to MLQPNVIVLYAASLAVTSQFYREVFGMAPVEASRTFHSFKLSNDLSLAIKAQSSALPPVDEKNTGGELAFVLESRDRVNALFTEWHTKNIRIILPPTQLPFGYTFVALDPDGYRLRFIAPEQTS from the coding sequence ATGCTGCAACCAAATGTGATTGTGCTTTACGCTGCCAGTCTTGCTGTAACGAGCCAATTTTATCGGGAGGTGTTTGGCATGGCGCCTGTAGAAGCATCCAGAACTTTTCACAGCTTTAAATTATCAAATGATTTGAGCCTCGCGATAAAAGCACAATCATCCGCGCTACCGCCAGTAGACGAAAAAAACACCGGTGGAGAACTGGCTTTTGTGCTCGAAAGCCGTGACAGAGTGAATGCACTGTTTACCGAATGGCACACTAAAAATATCCGTATTATCCTGCCGCCCACTCAACTGCCGTTTGGGTATACCTTTGTCGCTCTCGACCCGGATGGATATCGGTTACGGTTTATAGCACCAGAACAGACGTCATGA
- a CDS encoding IS30 family transposase: MAADLNTMCYFATPCHSWERGLNEHANGLIRQYLPKSTNLRMVTDEQIQEIQDRLNNRPRKVLKYRTPNEVFFAGISSGFTVALHC; this comes from the coding sequence ATGGCTGCTGATTTAAATACAATGTGTTATTTCGCTACGCCCTGCCACTCCTGGGAGCGAGGATTGAACGAGCATGCTAACGGCTTAATACGACAATATTTACCAAAATCCACCAATTTGCGAATGGTGACAGATGAACAGATTCAGGAAATCCAAGACCGCTTGAACAACCGTCCAAGAAAAGTGCTAAAATACAGAACACCTAACGAAGTCTTCTTTGCGGGAATAAGCTCTGGTTTCACTGTTGCACTTCACTGTTGA
- a CDS encoding outer membrane beta-barrel protein, producing the protein MKKSIIQVLLCTAFSALIMPSWAETIEAEKTSVSLSYPASTGPLVVNSNSLDIEAGPLDRIYINGIISGLGLWQNHPVAGNPGSLLDLDNGQLFIQNNKGFFQFYVQAGGYSLPSLDTPYLRMDDTTRDFFGPVPVAFIKLAPGDNFSVMAGKLFTLIGAENTFIFQNYNIEHGLLWNQTNAVNRGVQMNYNQGALSGSIALSDGFYSGRLNWLSGLVSYAVNSNNSLNLVASGNIKHDPESTLVTPLAQNNSQIYDLIYSYTFGRLTISPTLQFTHVPKDINIGLLDSASTYGVALATKYVLNTYWSITGRAEYINTKGRTNVTYGPGSNAWSLTLTPTCQRGIFFARGEASLVMADNITAGSAFGQNGTNHSQGRLLIETGVLF; encoded by the coding sequence ATGAAAAAATCTATTATTCAAGTTTTACTTTGTACTGCTTTTAGCGCTCTAATAATGCCATCATGGGCTGAGACAATAGAAGCTGAAAAAACTTCAGTTTCTTTATCCTACCCCGCTTCAACTGGCCCTCTTGTTGTTAACTCTAATTCGTTAGATATTGAAGCTGGCCCGCTCGACAGGATTTATATCAACGGCATCATAAGCGGCCTTGGCCTGTGGCAAAATCATCCTGTAGCTGGTAACCCCGGCTCTCTGCTGGATTTAGATAATGGCCAACTGTTTATTCAGAATAATAAAGGCTTTTTCCAATTTTATGTTCAGGCTGGTGGTTATTCTTTGCCATCTCTTGACACTCCTTATCTACGCATGGACGATACGACTCGTGATTTTTTTGGCCCCGTCCCAGTTGCTTTTATCAAATTGGCTCCCGGTGATAATTTTTCAGTAATGGCAGGCAAGTTATTTACACTTATTGGCGCTGAAAATACCTTTATCTTCCAAAATTATAATATTGAGCATGGCTTGTTGTGGAATCAGACTAATGCGGTGAATCGCGGTGTACAAATGAATTACAACCAAGGGGCTTTGAGTGGCTCGATTGCCTTAAGCGATGGTTTTTATTCGGGGCGGCTTAACTGGCTTTCAGGGCTGGTAAGTTATGCTGTTAATTCAAATAACAGCTTAAACCTGGTTGCTTCCGGCAACATCAAACATGACCCTGAATCCACTTTAGTAACTCCATTAGCGCAAAATAATAGCCAGATTTATGATTTGATTTATTCTTACACATTTGGCAGATTGACGATAAGTCCTACATTACAATTTACGCATGTCCCAAAAGATATCAATATTGGTCTGCTGGACTCAGCATCAACTTATGGCGTTGCCTTAGCGACAAAATATGTTTTGAATACTTATTGGAGCATCACAGGTCGCGCTGAATATATTAACACAAAAGGCAGGACCAACGTCACCTATGGTCCCGGCAGTAATGCCTGGTCGCTAACACTGACACCAACCTGCCAGCGAGGCATCTTTTTTGCGCGGGGTGAGGCATCTCTTGTAATGGCGGATAATATTACCGCAGGTTCGGCCTTTGGTCAGAATGGCACGAATCACTCGCAGGGACGGTTACTTATTGAAACTGGTGTATTGTTCTAG
- a CDS encoding J domain-containing protein — translation MHFSIENNYYSILAIDREATAADVKSAYRRIAKLTHPDRNPGSDGALFKLAKEAYDTLIDPDKRLEYNTFIDASQLPRAFSQNEAGTSKSQQKNAHTNSRSVNPKQRKINVANQRMRNLRLNREMQKHVWQIYTEFYNCNAHFLQHSYADEILKILLYVFEDINLSHLAPECRNNPEIVDAGFKGSLSFKNLCYAGKDAIMTLLNNKNSALSSMLYNSREYPSMNMGFLQYYPYGVDIELFIRLIDINPAVLRPLLPQKILAFLRTEEVRQQAPNVLDFYKSYHAHDAGDDELELLFEIYKNYSRNILRNFDSFDCYSNNRRQLRMLVRRLFIAYPNDIHLADIISIDKLIDEDTLAFHFSPEEETLTCTGRLLGTGQPFEFSHTYNILEPNTSWDSTTFINELASSLHPEVFCRMLASIPRERREYFMFSHQGKFASNSAYHAYKDHLERVIDWSKATKKAHLDALEQIIYPVNTDVHILSTARQQICDALREYTSWWKLSLFGHHHDARARHVIQTIQRADTLAQIGLIIENQLALMENQVNEPMFMAKNRLFALDRIFANQQKDWHSQNRWYNSAPINLPRQENPMHSGYYRALKEAQRIIGEHHIHTLPASSTLDRRS, via the coding sequence ATGCATTTCAGTATAGAGAATAATTACTACAGCATTTTGGCTATTGATAGAGAAGCCACTGCTGCTGATGTAAAAAGTGCTTATCGAAGAATAGCAAAATTAACGCATCCTGATAGAAACCCTGGCTCTGATGGCGCGTTATTTAAGCTTGCCAAAGAGGCTTATGATACGCTTATTGACCCTGATAAAAGGTTGGAATACAACACTTTTATTGATGCGTCACAACTGCCACGGGCTTTTTCGCAAAATGAAGCGGGTACCTCAAAAAGCCAACAAAAAAACGCTCACACAAATTCTCGCTCTGTTAATCCTAAACAAAGAAAAATCAACGTTGCCAATCAACGCATGAGAAATCTTCGGCTTAACAGGGAAATGCAAAAGCATGTTTGGCAAATATATACAGAATTTTATAATTGCAACGCTCATTTTCTCCAACATTCCTATGCTGATGAAATATTAAAAATACTGCTTTATGTATTCGAAGATATTAACCTGTCTCATTTGGCGCCTGAATGTCGAAACAATCCGGAAATAGTGGACGCTGGCTTTAAGGGAAGTTTAAGCTTTAAAAATTTGTGCTATGCCGGCAAAGACGCCATTATGACTCTGCTCAACAATAAGAACAGTGCATTATCCAGCATGCTATATAATTCACGTGAATACCCCTCGATGAACATGGGGTTTTTACAGTATTATCCGTATGGCGTTGATATAGAACTTTTTATTAGATTAATAGACATCAATCCAGCTGTACTGAGGCCTTTATTGCCGCAAAAAATACTGGCATTTCTGCGCACCGAGGAAGTTCGTCAGCAAGCGCCAAATGTACTGGATTTTTATAAATCGTATCATGCACATGATGCGGGTGATGATGAGCTCGAGCTTCTCTTTGAAATTTATAAAAATTACTCACGCAATATTCTAAGAAATTTTGACAGCTTTGACTGTTACTCCAATAATCGCCGCCAACTGAGAATGCTTGTCAGAAGGTTATTCATTGCCTATCCGAATGATATCCATCTCGCAGATATAATTTCCATTGATAAACTGATTGATGAAGATACCCTCGCCTTTCACTTTTCTCCAGAGGAGGAAACACTCACCTGCACAGGGAGGCTCCTTGGAACCGGCCAGCCCTTTGAGTTTTCTCACACATATAACATTCTGGAGCCGAATACATCGTGGGATAGCACTACTTTTATAAACGAACTGGCTTCAAGTTTACATCCTGAAGTGTTTTGCAGAATGCTTGCGTCCATCCCAAGAGAACGGCGTGAGTATTTTATGTTCTCTCATCAGGGGAAATTCGCATCGAACTCCGCTTACCATGCGTATAAAGACCACCTGGAACGTGTGATTGACTGGTCGAAGGCTACAAAAAAAGCCCATCTTGATGCACTGGAGCAGATTATTTATCCGGTGAACACCGATGTACACATTCTGTCAACAGCCAGACAACAGATTTGTGACGCGCTGCGAGAATATACTTCCTGGTGGAAGCTGTCTCTTTTTGGTCATCACCATGATGCACGCGCAAGGCATGTGATACAGACCATTCAACGTGCCGATACACTGGCACAGATTGGCCTAATTATTGAAAATCAATTGGCGTTAATGGAAAATCAAGTAAATGAGCCGATGTTTATGGCAAAAAACCGTCTATTCGCGCTTGACAGAATATTTGCCAACCAGCAGAAAGACTGGCATTCTCAAAACCGCTGGTATAACTCCGCGCCAATCAATCTGCCACGCCAGGAAAACCCAATGCACTCTGGTTATTATCGGGCGTTGAAAGAAGCTCAGCGGATTATTGGGGAGCATCACATCCACACTCTACCGGCCTCATCCACTCTAGACAGGCGAAGCTGA
- a CDS encoding GyrI-like domain-containing protein: MLIVPTIEHIEGFTVSGWSVRTQNTDEANEKTAKLPGLWQRFYAGTPAAIATVYGVYSDYESDVNGFYSVTAGVASCYSQTELSTVSIQTGNYLVFHGNGPLPVAVVEIWKRVWDFFKTNRAYNRSYISDFEAYNGSNQVAVYIGFKATYQGASSSHEKH; encoded by the coding sequence ATGCTGATAGTACCAACCATAGAACACATAGAAGGCTTTACCGTAAGTGGTTGGAGCGTGCGCACCCAAAACACCGATGAAGCCAATGAGAAAACCGCGAAACTACCCGGCCTTTGGCAACGGTTTTATGCAGGCACTCCAGCTGCAATAGCGACTGTCTACGGTGTTTATTCTGATTATGAATCGGATGTTAATGGTTTTTATTCCGTCACTGCCGGCGTTGCTTCCTGCTATTCACAAACCGAATTAAGCACTGTCTCTATTCAGACAGGAAATTACCTTGTTTTCCATGGCAATGGCCCACTTCCTGTTGCCGTGGTTGAAATCTGGAAACGGGTCTGGGATTTTTTTAAAACAAACCGTGCATATAATCGGAGCTACATCAGTGACTTTGAGGCTTACAATGGCTCTAATCAAGTGGCGGTTTATATTGGATTTAAAGCCACGTATCAGGGCGCGTCCTCATCTCATGAAAAACATTGA
- a CDS encoding DUF2145 domain-containing protein — protein MMNNINKTLLSGLVLFMTAETGFAGNACEQTHIKPQLYLDAGKKALEVQNQLNHLNPRVALIARAGTNLKHYGQHYSHVGFVVKNYPGKKGKWTIVHLLNQCEVPKSSIYQQGLMNFFMDDLYTFDYQITIPKEAVQEKLYETLVSLQKQSLHNSSYSMIAYPFSTKYQNSNQWVLEVIASSMNPQSAHTRQAAQAYLHKTHFKASLIKIDGFSKFGASLFSRHVRFDDHPLEEQRRNTVSTVTVSSVVDYLREQHYLKSNIAYQ, from the coding sequence ATGATGAATAACATCAATAAAACGCTTCTGTCAGGCCTTGTATTGTTCATGACAGCTGAAACGGGGTTCGCAGGGAATGCCTGCGAACAAACTCACATTAAACCGCAGCTTTATCTTGATGCAGGCAAAAAGGCATTGGAGGTACAAAACCAATTAAATCATTTGAATCCCAGGGTCGCATTAATCGCAAGGGCAGGTACAAATTTAAAACATTATGGCCAGCATTACAGCCATGTTGGATTTGTTGTTAAAAACTACCCCGGAAAAAAAGGGAAATGGACAATTGTACATCTCCTTAATCAATGTGAGGTGCCTAAATCCTCTATCTATCAACAAGGATTAATGAATTTTTTCATGGATGATCTTTACACCTTTGACTATCAAATTACCATCCCTAAAGAGGCTGTCCAGGAAAAGCTATACGAGACTCTGGTATCGCTTCAAAAGCAATCGTTACATAACAGTTCTTACAGCATGATTGCCTATCCATTTTCTACAAAATATCAAAACTCGAATCAATGGGTATTAGAAGTTATTGCCTCGTCAATGAATCCTCAATCAGCACATACACGTCAAGCTGCACAAGCGTATTTGCATAAAACGCACTTTAAGGCATCCCTTATTAAGATTGACGGTTTTTCTAAATTTGGCGCCTCCTTGTTTAGTCGTCATGTTCGATTTGATGATCATCCTCTAGAGGAGCAGCGCAGGAATACAGTATCCACCGTTACGGTATCTTCAGTCGTTGATTACTTGCGTGAACAACATTACTTAAAAAGTAATATCGCCTATCAGTGA
- a CDS encoding EVE domain-containing protein, which yields MKSWIAVASAEHVRTARAGGFMQACHGKITPLRRLKPDDRIIYYSPTATFGGRDKLQSFTAIGRVEPGNPYSVDMGDGFYPFRRAICWFESQDAAIKPLLEHLEWTKNNKNWGFQLRFGLFEISEHDMQQIFSAMCVREHLIC from the coding sequence ATGAAAAGCTGGATTGCCGTTGCCTCAGCGGAACACGTTCGGACTGCTCGTGCAGGAGGTTTTATGCAGGCATGCCATGGAAAAATAACCCCCTTAAGGCGGTTGAAGCCTGATGACAGAATTATTTATTACTCACCAACCGCAACATTTGGGGGCAGGGATAAATTACAGTCGTTCACAGCCATAGGACGGGTTGAACCCGGTAATCCATATTCAGTGGATATGGGGGATGGCTTTTATCCATTTCGACGGGCTATATGCTGGTTTGAATCACAAGATGCTGCAATTAAGCCGTTGCTTGAACATTTAGAGTGGACAAAAAATAATAAGAACTGGGGCTTTCAATTACGGTTTGGGCTCTTTGAAATAAGCGAGCATGATATGCAACAGATATTTAGCGCGATGTGTGTCAGGGAGCACCTCATATGCTGA
- a CDS encoding copper-transporting P-type ATPase produces the protein MMTTHRQGHPLNEKAHSHCAHHASREANVEPLPEDTVFICPMHPQIRQMSPGNCPICGMALEPEKISVKEHEHSEYREMFLRFMIAFLASIPVVVLAMGEHWLVASFSTSLSLWLQAALTSVVVWGCGWPFFKRGWQSLRTRHLNMFTLIALGTGVAWGYSMVAMFFPQWLPGTLRMDGTPVYFEAAAVVITLVLLGQVLELKARERTGDAVRALLHLNPDIAHRLNEQNIEEDVTLDKVQTSDRLLVRPGEKIPVDGVVIGGQSEVDESMLTGESRLVPKEAGSRVIGGTLNLEGSLTVKADYVGKDTLLARIIAQVNEAQRSQAPVQRLVDEVSGWFVPLVLGVAVLSFCVWFFTGPEPSLSYALMAAISVLIIACPCALGLATPMSIMVAIGEGARRGILIKNAASLEQLRKITTLVVDKTGTLTEGHPALIQIIPMGDWTEELLLCLAASLEHHSEHPLAKAIRKEALNRGISLKEAVNFQAVRGKGAQADIEGLTVAAGNVDWLSVAPDAISDAARSAQKEGATLIFLTINKALAGLFIVADRLKESSQKAIASLTEKGINVIMLTGDARETARAIAARLGIQEVIAEVLPDEKSDVIAQLQQKGQIVAMVGDGVNDAIALTKADIGIAMGTGSDTAIESAGMTLLSGDLNKLSEAYALSVHTVNNIRQNLFFAFVYNALGVPVAAGILYPFTGILLNPMIAGAAMALSSVSVIVNALRLRKQMPASS, from the coding sequence ATTATGACAACACACAGACAGGGACATCCGCTAAACGAGAAGGCGCACAGCCACTGTGCGCACCATGCTTCGAGGGAGGCGAACGTAGAGCCTCTGCCTGAGGATACCGTCTTTATCTGCCCCATGCATCCACAAATCCGTCAAATGTCACCTGGTAATTGCCCCATTTGCGGCATGGCGCTTGAGCCTGAAAAAATAAGCGTTAAAGAACATGAGCACTCAGAATATCGAGAAATGTTTTTGCGTTTTATGATTGCGTTTTTGGCAAGTATTCCGGTGGTCGTTCTGGCCATGGGAGAGCACTGGCTGGTGGCGTCTTTTTCAACGTCATTATCGCTGTGGCTGCAGGCGGCATTGACCTCGGTTGTGGTCTGGGGGTGTGGCTGGCCTTTCTTTAAAAGGGGCTGGCAGTCTCTGCGCACGCGTCACTTGAACATGTTTACCTTGATTGCTCTTGGTACCGGAGTGGCATGGGGATACAGCATGGTTGCCATGTTTTTCCCGCAATGGCTGCCGGGAACCTTGCGCATGGATGGTACGCCGGTATATTTCGAAGCCGCTGCGGTCGTTATAACGCTGGTGCTTTTGGGGCAGGTATTGGAGCTTAAGGCGCGTGAACGTACGGGGGATGCGGTTCGCGCACTGCTTCATTTAAATCCTGATATTGCGCATCGCTTAAACGAACAGAACATTGAGGAAGATGTCACCCTTGATAAGGTGCAGACCTCAGACCGACTGCTGGTGCGTCCTGGCGAGAAAATTCCCGTTGATGGGGTGGTTATCGGCGGACAAAGTGAAGTAGATGAGTCCATGCTGACTGGCGAATCGAGGCTTGTGCCGAAGGAGGCTGGCAGCAGGGTGATTGGAGGAACCCTTAATCTGGAGGGCAGCCTCACGGTAAAAGCCGATTATGTTGGCAAGGATACGTTACTGGCACGCATTATTGCTCAGGTTAATGAGGCGCAACGCAGCCAGGCTCCTGTTCAGCGGCTGGTAGATGAAGTGTCGGGATGGTTTGTACCGCTTGTTTTGGGGGTGGCGGTGCTTTCTTTTTGTGTCTGGTTTTTTACAGGCCCCGAACCATCGCTGAGTTATGCGTTAATGGCCGCAATTTCTGTATTGATTATTGCCTGTCCATGCGCACTGGGGCTTGCAACACCGATGTCCATTATGGTAGCGATTGGCGAGGGGGCGCGGCGCGGCATATTAATTAAAAATGCCGCGTCTTTAGAGCAGTTACGAAAAATTACCACGCTGGTCGTGGACAAAACCGGCACATTAACTGAGGGGCATCCGGCGTTAATTCAAATTATTCCGATGGGGGATTGGACGGAAGAGCTACTTTTATGCCTTGCCGCATCTTTGGAGCATCACAGTGAGCATCCGCTTGCAAAAGCCATTCGTAAGGAAGCGTTAAACCGCGGAATATCGCTTAAAGAGGCCGTCAATTTTCAGGCCGTAAGGGGCAAGGGGGCTCAGGCAGACATTGAGGGGCTGACGGTTGCTGCTGGTAATGTAGACTGGCTGTCTGTGGCACCCGATGCTATTTCAGATGCCGCCCGCAGCGCACAAAAAGAAGGTGCCACGCTGATATTTTTAACCATCAATAAGGCATTGGCCGGACTTTTTATTGTGGCAGACAGGCTTAAGGAATCCAGTCAAAAAGCGATTGCCTCACTCACCGAGAAGGGCATTAACGTCATTATGCTGACTGGCGATGCTCGAGAGACAGCGAGAGCAATTGCCGCGCGCCTTGGTATTCAAGAGGTTATCGCTGAAGTCCTGCCTGATGAAAAAAGTGATGTAATCGCTCAACTGCAGCAAAAAGGGCAGATTGTTGCCATGGTTGGGGATGGCGTCAATGATGCGATTGCTCTCACAAAAGCTGATATCGGCATAGCCATGGGGACAGGCAGCGACACAGCGATTGAAAGTGCTGGAATGACGCTTTTATCAGGTGATTTAAACAAACTCTCAGAGGCGTACGCGTTATCAGTGCATACGGTTAACAACATCCGACAAAATTTATTCTTTGCGTTTGTGTATAACGCATTGGGAGTACCGGTTGCCGCAGGCATTCTTTATCCGTTTACAGGAATTCTGCTAAACCCGATGATAGCAGGCGCTGCCATGGCGCTTAGCTCAGTATCCGTCATCGTCAATGCTTTGCGCCTGCGCAAACAAATGCCGGCATCTTCATGA